In Neorhizobium sp. NCHU2750, a single genomic region encodes these proteins:
- a CDS encoding Imm26 family immunity protein, protein MGRGRKQKRGDIVRIDIGGGKQFYAVALTPPLFAFLDGISEHGEPVQDVQDRGVLFKLWVMDRAAKSGRWPIVGTVEPSAVSALDGAVFFKQDLIAGSITAYDTKVSTESPLSFEDADRLECAAVWSAEHVEDRLRDHVNGISNKWWASMRPRR, encoded by the coding sequence ATGGGCAGAGGCAGAAAGCAGAAGCGGGGCGATATCGTTAGGATTGATATTGGAGGCGGGAAGCAATTCTACGCCGTCGCCCTAACGCCTCCACTTTTCGCATTTCTGGACGGTATTTCGGAACATGGGGAACCGGTCCAAGACGTGCAAGATCGAGGGGTTCTCTTCAAGCTATGGGTAATGGACCGCGCTGCAAAGTCCGGGCGATGGCCCATCGTTGGAACGGTTGAGCCATCCGCGGTATCCGCGTTGGACGGTGCAGTGTTCTTCAAGCAGGACCTGATTGCCGGGAGTATTACGGCCTATGATACTAAGGTAAGTACTGAATCTCCGCTCAGCTTTGAAGATGCGGACCGCTTGGAATGCGCTGCTGTTTGGAGCGCTGAGCATGTCGAAGACAGGCTTCGTGATCATGTGAACGGCATTTCGAACAAGTGGTGGGCATCAATGCGGCCTCGGAGATAG
- a CDS encoding glutamine synthetase family protein: MPTKKANPVAKVGTVAKAAVAQPTLTSLRGVSDWAEAAAWLRARGIEDIECITPDLAGVPRGKMMPSSKFTSNTSLALPSALYRHTISGEYPEETESFRYEPRDSDLKLTPDLSTLSVVPWETDPTAQVICDIVNTEGDAVSYTPRNVLKNVVRLYTERGWKPVVAPEIEFYLVAKNDDPDYPLHPPKGRSGRSILGGQGYSIAGINEFDELIDDIYHFSEKQGLEIDTLIHEEGPAQLEINLRHGDPVELADQVFMFKRTIREAAMKHGIYATFMAKPMQGQAGSAMHIHQSVVDIETGANIFSNKDGSPSKEFFQFIGGMQSYIPKTLVMMAPYVNSYRRLTPDMAAPVNTAWGYDNRTTAFRVPVSDPVARRVENRLPSSDANPYLALAASLGCGLLGIMNGIEPTPPTDESANEGAIDLPRDLLNAVSLLEEEPELMKVFSKEFIGIYAGVKRGEFETFMQVISPWEREFLLLNV; the protein is encoded by the coding sequence ATGCCCACGAAGAAAGCCAATCCCGTTGCGAAAGTCGGTACGGTCGCAAAAGCCGCCGTTGCACAGCCAACGCTGACCTCGCTTCGCGGCGTGTCGGACTGGGCGGAAGCTGCGGCATGGCTTCGTGCCCGCGGGATCGAGGATATCGAATGCATCACGCCCGACCTTGCCGGCGTGCCGCGCGGCAAGATGATGCCGTCGTCGAAATTCACCTCCAACACGTCGCTGGCACTGCCTTCGGCGCTCTACCGGCATACGATATCAGGCGAGTATCCGGAGGAGACGGAGAGCTTCCGCTACGAGCCGCGCGACAGCGACCTGAAACTGACGCCGGATCTTTCGACGCTCTCCGTCGTGCCATGGGAAACCGACCCGACGGCACAGGTGATCTGCGACATCGTCAATACGGAGGGCGATGCGGTGAGCTATACGCCGCGCAATGTGTTGAAGAATGTCGTCCGGCTCTATACCGAGCGCGGCTGGAAACCGGTCGTGGCGCCGGAAATCGAATTCTATCTGGTCGCCAAGAATGACGACCCGGACTATCCGCTGCATCCGCCGAAAGGCCGCTCGGGCCGTTCCATCCTGGGTGGCCAGGGCTATTCGATCGCCGGCATCAACGAATTCGACGAGTTGATCGACGACATCTATCACTTCTCCGAAAAGCAGGGACTGGAGATCGACACGCTGATCCATGAGGAAGGTCCGGCACAACTCGAGATCAACCTTCGCCACGGCGACCCGGTGGAGCTTGCCGATCAGGTGTTCATGTTCAAGCGGACGATCCGCGAAGCGGCGATGAAACACGGTATCTATGCCACGTTCATGGCCAAGCCGATGCAGGGCCAGGCGGGATCGGCCATGCATATCCATCAGTCGGTGGTGGATATCGAGACCGGAGCCAACATCTTTTCCAACAAGGACGGATCGCCGTCAAAGGAGTTCTTCCAGTTCATCGGCGGGATGCAGAGCTATATCCCGAAGACGCTGGTGATGATGGCGCCCTACGTGAACTCCTATCGCCGCCTTACGCCGGACATGGCGGCTCCGGTCAACACCGCCTGGGGTTACGACAACCGCACGACCGCTTTCCGCGTGCCGGTTTCCGATCCCGTCGCCCGGCGTGTCGAGAACCGGCTGCCGAGCTCGGATGCCAATCCCTATCTGGCGCTTGCCGCCTCGCTCGGCTGCGGTCTTCTCGGGATCATGAACGGGATCGAGCCGACGCCGCCGACCGACGAATCCGCCAATGAAGGCGCAATCGACCTGCCGCGCGACCTGCTCAATGCTGTTTCGCTGCTCGAAGAGGAGCCGGAACTGATGAAGGTGTTCAGCAAGGAATTCATCGGCATCTATGCCGGCGTCAAGCGCGGCGAGTTCGAGACCTTCATGCAGGTGATCAGCCCGTGGGAGCGCGAGTTCCTGCTGCTCAACGTATGA
- a CDS encoding DUF982 domain-containing protein, which translates to MGKSWNKGVTLALEEPGKFTTISTLEEASWAMIEDWPLEEGEALDKALLIFEAVMKGKKPLEAARLAFIAAAIEAGIEIKD; encoded by the coding sequence GTGGGCAAGAGCTGGAACAAAGGCGTCACCCTGGCCCTGGAAGAACCGGGCAAGTTCACCACCATCAGCACGCTCGAAGAGGCCTCCTGGGCCATGATCGAGGACTGGCCGCTGGAAGAGGGCGAGGCGCTGGACAAGGCGCTGCTCATCTTCGAGGCCGTCATGAAGGGCAAGAAGCCGCTCGAAGCCGCAAGGCTCGCCTTCATTGCCGCCGCGATCGAGGCGGGCATCGAGATCAAGGATTAA
- the edd gene encoding phosphogluconate dehydratase has translation MAAHSSIEAITARIVERSKPRREAYLDRLNRAVEKGPHRTVLSCGNLAHGFAVCSPAEKDALAGDVVPNLGIITAYNDMLSAHQPYETFPQIIRDAAREAGGIAQVAGGVPAMCDGVTQGQPGMELSLFSRDTIAMAAGIGLSHNMFDASVYLGICDKIVPGLVIAALTFGHLPAVFIPAGPMTSGLPNDEKSRIRQLYAEGKVGRAELLEAESKSYHGPGTCTFYGTANSNQMLMEIMGFHMPGASFVNPGTPLREALTREAAKRALAITAMGNEFTPAGEMIDERSIVNGVVGLHATGGSTNHTMHLVAMARAAGIHLTWQDISELSDAVPLLARVYPNGLADVNHFHAAGGMGFLIKQLLREGYVHEDVRTVFGHGLEAYTVEAKLGADGQVTRESVPDVSGDAKVLTTVDQPFQKTGGLKMLAGNIGHGVIKISAVKPERHIIEAPAIIFHDQQGLQDAFKRGELNRDFIAVVRFQGPKANGMPELHRLTPSLGVLQDRGFKVALVTDGRMSGASGKVPAAIHMTPEACDGGAIAKIREGDMIRLDAVAGTLEVLVDAAEFAARVPAEADLSENDFGMGRELFSAFRRNVGRADQGASVFA, from the coding sequence ATGGCGGCGCATTCCAGCATCGAAGCAATTACGGCGAGGATCGTCGAACGATCCAAGCCGCGGCGCGAAGCCTATCTCGACCGGTTGAACCGGGCGGTCGAGAAGGGTCCGCACAGGACCGTTCTCTCCTGCGGCAACCTTGCGCATGGATTTGCGGTCTGTTCCCCCGCCGAGAAGGACGCGCTCGCCGGAGACGTCGTCCCGAACCTCGGCATCATCACCGCCTATAACGACATGCTCTCGGCCCACCAGCCCTATGAGACATTTCCGCAGATCATCCGTGACGCAGCCCGCGAAGCCGGCGGCATCGCCCAAGTGGCTGGCGGCGTGCCGGCCATGTGCGATGGCGTGACCCAGGGCCAGCCGGGCATGGAACTGTCGCTCTTCTCGCGCGATACGATCGCCATGGCGGCTGGCATCGGCCTGTCGCACAACATGTTCGATGCCTCGGTCTATCTCGGCATCTGCGACAAGATCGTACCGGGCCTCGTCATTGCAGCCTTGACCTTCGGGCATCTGCCGGCCGTGTTCATTCCGGCCGGGCCGATGACGTCCGGCCTGCCAAACGACGAGAAGTCGCGCATCCGCCAGCTTTATGCCGAGGGCAAGGTCGGTCGCGCCGAGCTTCTCGAAGCCGAATCCAAGTCCTATCACGGCCCGGGCACCTGCACCTTCTACGGCACGGCCAATTCCAACCAGATGCTGATGGAGATCATGGGCTTCCACATGCCCGGCGCCTCCTTCGTCAATCCGGGCACGCCGCTGCGCGAAGCTTTGACCCGCGAGGCCGCCAAGCGGGCGCTCGCGATTACCGCCATGGGCAACGAATTCACGCCGGCCGGCGAGATGATCGACGAACGCTCGATCGTCAACGGCGTCGTCGGCCTGCATGCGACGGGCGGCTCGACCAATCATACGATGCATCTCGTCGCGATGGCGCGGGCTGCCGGCATTCACCTGACATGGCAGGATATTTCCGAGCTTTCGGATGCCGTGCCGCTTCTCGCCCGCGTCTATCCGAACGGGCTTGCCGACGTGAACCATTTCCATGCCGCCGGCGGCATGGGCTTCCTGATCAAGCAGTTGCTGCGCGAAGGCTATGTGCATGAGGACGTGCGCACCGTCTTCGGCCACGGGCTTGAAGCCTATACGGTCGAGGCCAAGCTTGGCGCGGATGGCCAGGTGACGCGCGAAAGCGTGCCGGACGTGAGCGGCGACGCGAAGGTGCTGACGACCGTCGACCAGCCGTTCCAGAAGACCGGCGGGTTGAAGATGCTGGCCGGCAATATCGGCCATGGCGTCATCAAGATCTCGGCGGTGAAGCCGGAGCGTCATATCATCGAGGCGCCGGCGATCATCTTCCACGACCAGCAGGGCCTGCAGGATGCATTCAAGCGCGGCGAGCTGAACCGCGACTTCATCGCCGTCGTGCGCTTCCAGGGCCCGAAGGCGAACGGCATGCCGGAACTGCACCGGCTGACCCCATCGCTCGGCGTGCTGCAGGACCGCGGTTTCAAGGTGGCGCTCGTCACCGACGGGCGCATGTCTGGCGCATCCGGCAAGGTGCCGGCGGCGATCCATATGACGCCGGAAGCCTGTGATGGCGGCGCGATCGCAAAAATCCGCGAAGGCGACATGATCCGTCTCGACGCGGTTGCGGGCACGCTGGAAGTGCTGGTGGACGCCGCCGAATTTGCCGCCCGCGTGCCGGCAGAAGCCGACCTTTCCGAAAACGATTTCGGCATGGGCCGCGAACTCTTCTCCGCCTTCCGCCGCAATGTCGGCCGGGCGGACCAGGGGGCCAGCGTTTTCGCCTGA
- a CDS encoding alpha-glucosidase family protein, which yields MSIPAEAGATPDKVIDRDWWRGAVIYQIYPRSFQDSNGDGIGDMKGITARLPHVAALGADAVWISPFFPSPMKDFGYDVSNYTDVDPMFGTLSDFDGMIAEAHRLGIKVMIDLVMSHTSDQHPWFVESRSSRFNPKADWYVWTDARPDGTPPNNWLSIFGGSAWHWDPTRMQYYMHNFLTSQPDLNLHNPEVQDALLDMTRFWLKRGVDGFRLDTINFYFHDKELRDNPALAPERRNASTAPAVNPYNFQEHLYDKNRPENLDFLKRFRAVLNEFPAIAAVGEVGDSQRGLEIVGEYTSGDDKMQMCYAFEFLAPDALTPSRVSEVQKAFSAAAPEGWACWAFSNHDVVRHVSRWGQEVLDRDGFAKMLSAILLSQRGSVCLYQGEELGLTEADIAYADLQDPYGIQFWPEFKGRDGCRTPMPWDAQALQAGFSTAERTWLPIPVEHQLKAVSAQYGDPSSVLEQYRRFLAFRKAHPAFAKGEIAFRPMDEPLLAYERQYGNETILCLFNMSPNPVSGTLPLGEWEALEGHGFEAARDGKRVELTAWGAFFARRL from the coding sequence ATGAGCATTCCCGCAGAAGCCGGCGCGACACCCGACAAGGTCATCGATCGGGACTGGTGGCGCGGTGCCGTCATCTACCAGATCTACCCGCGCTCCTTCCAGGATTCCAATGGCGACGGCATCGGCGACATGAAGGGCATCACCGCCCGTCTGCCGCATGTGGCAGCGCTTGGTGCCGATGCGGTGTGGATCTCGCCCTTCTTCCCGTCGCCGATGAAGGATTTCGGCTACGACGTGTCGAACTATACCGATGTCGATCCGATGTTCGGCACGCTGTCGGATTTCGACGGCATGATCGCCGAGGCGCACCGGCTTGGCATCAAGGTGATGATCGATCTGGTCATGTCGCATACGTCCGACCAGCACCCATGGTTCGTCGAGAGCCGCTCCTCGCGCTTCAATCCCAAGGCCGACTGGTATGTCTGGACGGATGCCAGGCCCGATGGCACGCCGCCCAACAACTGGCTGTCGATCTTCGGCGGGTCAGCCTGGCACTGGGATCCGACGCGCATGCAATATTACATGCACAACTTCCTCACCTCGCAGCCGGACCTCAATCTGCACAATCCGGAAGTCCAGGACGCGCTGCTCGACATGACCCGCTTCTGGCTGAAGCGCGGCGTCGACGGCTTTCGTCTCGACACGATCAACTTCTACTTCCACGACAAGGAATTGCGCGACAACCCGGCGCTCGCCCCGGAAAGACGCAACGCCTCCACCGCGCCCGCGGTCAATCCCTATAACTTCCAGGAGCATCTCTACGACAAGAACCGCCCGGAAAATCTCGATTTCCTCAAGCGTTTCCGCGCCGTCCTCAACGAGTTCCCGGCAATTGCCGCCGTCGGCGAGGTGGGCGACAGCCAGCGCGGGCTCGAAATCGTCGGCGAATACACATCCGGCGATGACAAGATGCAGATGTGCTACGCCTTCGAATTTCTGGCACCCGATGCCCTGACGCCGTCGCGCGTCAGCGAGGTGCAGAAGGCTTTCTCTGCAGCGGCCCCGGAAGGCTGGGCCTGCTGGGCCTTCTCCAACCACGATGTGGTGCGCCATGTCAGCCGCTGGGGCCAGGAGGTTCTCGACCGCGATGGTTTCGCCAAGATGCTGTCGGCCATCCTTCTGTCGCAGCGCGGTTCCGTCTGCCTCTATCAGGGCGAGGAACTGGGCCTGACGGAAGCCGACATCGCCTATGCCGACCTGCAGGACCCTTACGGCATCCAGTTCTGGCCCGAATTCAAGGGCCGCGACGGTTGCCGTACCCCGATGCCCTGGGATGCGCAGGCACTGCAGGCGGGTTTCTCGACCGCCGAGCGCACCTGGCTGCCGATCCCGGTGGAACACCAGTTGAAGGCCGTCAGCGCGCAATATGGCGACCCGTCTTCCGTGCTGGAGCAGTATCGGCGCTTCCTCGCTTTCCGTAAGGCACATCCGGCCTTCGCCAAGGGCGAGATCGCTTTCCGGCCCATGGACGAACCGCTTCTGGCCTATGAGCGGCAATATGGCAATGAAACCATCCTGTGCCTGTTCAACATGAGCCCCAATCCCGTATCAGGCACCCTGCCGTTGGGCGAGTGGGAGGCGCTGGAAGGACATGGTTTCGAGGCCGCGCGCGATGGAAAGAGGGTCGAATTGACCGCCTGGGGCGCATTTTTCGCCCGGCGGCTCTGA
- the zwf gene encoding glucose-6-phosphate dehydrogenase translates to MSSQIIPVEPFDCIVFGGTGDLAERKLLPALYHRQIEGQFTEPTRIIGASRSGLSHEEYRKFAEDALKEHLKKGEYDEAQVKAFCERIYYIPVDAKSDNGWDKLKKLLDEGNGKDRVRAFYLAVAPGIFGAISEKIRDHKMITPKTRIVVEKPIGRDLASALELNDTIGKVFKEEQIYRIDHYLGKETVQNLMALRFANALYEPLWNANYIDHVQITVAEAVGLEGRAGYYDTAGALRDMVQNHIMQLLCLVAMETPSSMDSEAVRDEKLKVLRALKPITADNCETMTVRGQYRAGASAGGPVKGYLEELEGGVSNTETFVAIKAEIGNWRWAGVPFYIRTGKRLTERMSEIVITFKPVPHNIFDTAAGRISANQLIIRLQPDEGVKQSLMIKDPGPGGMRLRNVSLDMSFAEAFSVRSPDAYERLLMDTIRANQTLFMRRDEVEAAWQWVDPILKGWEETGQVAQGYTAGTWGPSQAIALIERDGRTWHEG, encoded by the coding sequence ATGAGCAGCCAGATCATTCCAGTGGAACCATTCGATTGCATCGTCTTCGGCGGGACCGGAGACCTTGCCGAGCGCAAGCTTCTGCCGGCCCTGTATCACCGGCAGATCGAAGGTCAGTTCACGGAGCCGACCCGCATCATCGGCGCCTCGCGCAGCGGCCTTTCCCACGAGGAATACCGCAAGTTTGCCGAGGACGCTCTGAAAGAGCACCTGAAGAAGGGCGAATATGACGAGGCCCAGGTCAAGGCCTTCTGCGAACGCATCTATTACATTCCGGTCGATGCCAAGTCCGACAATGGCTGGGACAAGCTGAAGAAGCTGCTCGACGAGGGCAATGGCAAGGATCGCGTGCGTGCCTTCTACCTCGCCGTAGCACCGGGCATTTTCGGCGCGATCTCGGAAAAGATCCGCGACCACAAGATGATCACGCCGAAGACCCGCATCGTCGTTGAAAAGCCGATCGGCCGCGACCTCGCCTCGGCCTTGGAGCTGAACGACACGATCGGCAAGGTATTCAAGGAAGAACAGATCTACCGTATCGACCATTACCTGGGCAAGGAAACGGTCCAGAATCTGATGGCGCTGCGTTTTGCCAACGCGCTCTATGAGCCCTTGTGGAACGCCAACTATATCGACCACGTGCAGATCACGGTTGCCGAAGCCGTCGGCCTCGAAGGTCGTGCCGGTTATTACGACACGGCCGGCGCATTGCGCGACATGGTTCAGAACCACATCATGCAGCTGCTTTGCCTCGTTGCGATGGAAACCCCGTCGTCGATGGATTCCGAAGCCGTGCGCGACGAAAAGCTCAAGGTTCTTCGCGCTTTGAAGCCGATCACCGCCGACAATTGCGAGACGATGACCGTGCGCGGCCAGTATCGCGCCGGCGCTTCCGCAGGCGGCCCGGTCAAGGGCTATCTGGAAGAGCTGGAAGGCGGCGTTTCCAACACCGAGACCTTCGTCGCCATCAAGGCCGAGATCGGCAACTGGCGCTGGGCGGGCGTGCCCTTCTACATCCGCACGGGCAAGCGCCTGACGGAGCGCATGTCGGAAATCGTCATCACCTTCAAGCCGGTGCCGCACAACATTTTCGACACGGCAGCGGGCCGCATTTCGGCAAACCAGCTGATCATCCGCCTGCAGCCGGACGAAGGCGTCAAGCAGTCGCTGATGATCAAGGACCCCGGTCCGGGCGGCATGCGCCTGCGCAACGTCTCGCTCGACATGAGCTTTGCCGAGGCCTTTTCGGTCCGCAGCCCGGATGCCTATGAACGCCTGCTGATGGATACGATTCGCGCCAACCAGACGCTGTTCATGCGCCGCGACGAAGTGGAAGCCGCATGGCAGTGGGTCGATCCGATCCTCAAGGGCTGGGAAGAAACCGGACAGGTGGCGCAGGGTTATACCGCCGGCACCTGGGGTCCGAGCCAGGCCATCGCGCTCATCGAACGTGACGGCCGCACCTGGCACGAAGGCTGA
- the pgl gene encoding 6-phosphogluconolactonase, translating to MASTYHSFADGAALANALADEVATRLSAAISEKGTASFAVSGGSTPKRFFEVLSEKDIDWTKVTVTLVDERFVPADSPRSNHLLVATHLLKDKAQAATFIPLYHEAATIDAAAEIATVATASIGRPFDVAILGMGGDGHTASFFPHGNHLAKALDLSTPRGVMTMAAAGAGEERLTFTFSALSDARLLVLHIEGQEKKDVLAKAEAGSDETEMPIRAVLNRAASPLKIYWAP from the coding sequence ATGGCATCGACTTATCATAGCTTTGCCGATGGAGCAGCACTCGCCAACGCCCTTGCGGACGAGGTTGCGACACGGCTTTCGGCAGCGATTTCCGAAAAGGGGACGGCGTCATTTGCCGTCTCCGGCGGATCGACGCCAAAGCGGTTCTTCGAGGTGCTTTCGGAGAAGGATATCGACTGGACCAAGGTGACCGTGACGCTGGTGGACGAACGGTTCGTGCCGGCCGACAGCCCACGCTCCAACCATCTTCTGGTCGCGACCCATCTGCTGAAGGACAAGGCTCAGGCTGCGACCTTTATTCCCCTTTACCACGAGGCGGCGACAATAGACGCTGCGGCCGAGATTGCCACGGTGGCAACCGCATCGATCGGCAGGCCGTTCGACGTCGCGATCCTCGGCATGGGCGGAGACGGGCATACCGCATCCTTCTTCCCGCACGGCAATCACCTTGCCAAGGCGCTCGATCTTTCGACGCCGCGCGGCGTGATGACGATGGCGGCGGCGGGTGCGGGCGAAGAGCGCCTGACCTTCACCTTCTCTGCGCTTTCGGATGCGCGCCTGCTGGTGCTGCATATCGAGGGGCAGGAAAAGAAGGACGTGCTGGCTAAGGCAGAAGCAGGATCGGACGAAACCGAGATGCCGATCCGCGCCGTCCTCAACCGCGCGGCATCACCGCTCAAGATCTACTGGGCGCCATAA
- the ugpC gene encoding sn-glycerol-3-phosphate ABC transporter ATP-binding protein UgpC: protein MTGVTLKDIRKTYGQVKVLLGIDLEIEQGEFIVFVGPSGCGKSTLLRMIAGLESVTAGELSIDGEVVNDVPPSRRGIAMVFQSYALYPHMTVYDNMAFGMKIARESKTEIDRRVRAAADILQLTPYLDRLPKALSGGQRQRVAIGRAICRNPKVFLFDEPLSNLDAALRVATRIEIARLKEKMADTTMIYVTHDQVEAMTLADRIVVLSAGKIEQVGPPLELYERPANLFVARFIGSPAMNILPATISEAGQNTVVALKGGRSASVPIPVPAEAKGKAASLGIRPEDLIISVTDDYLFEGRVLLVEALGEVTLLYLESGPGEEPVIAKMPGTTDVAKGDIVRLKAQPEKLHLFDSDGRTYRR from the coding sequence ATGACCGGCGTTACATTGAAGGACATCCGCAAGACCTATGGCCAGGTCAAGGTGCTGCTCGGCATCGACCTGGAGATAGAACAGGGCGAGTTCATCGTCTTCGTCGGCCCGTCCGGCTGCGGCAAGTCGACCTTGCTGCGCATGATCGCGGGGCTGGAAAGCGTCACCGCCGGTGAGCTTTCCATCGACGGCGAGGTCGTCAATGACGTGCCTCCCTCGCGCCGTGGCATCGCCATGGTGTTCCAGTCCTATGCGCTCTACCCGCATATGACGGTCTACGATAACATGGCCTTCGGCATGAAGATCGCGCGGGAAAGCAAGACCGAGATCGACCGCCGTGTGCGCGCGGCGGCCGATATCCTGCAGCTCACGCCCTATCTCGACCGCCTGCCCAAGGCACTGTCCGGCGGCCAGCGTCAGCGCGTCGCCATCGGCCGCGCCATCTGCCGCAACCCGAAGGTCTTCCTCTTCGACGAACCCCTGTCGAACCTCGATGCCGCCCTGCGCGTGGCGACCCGCATCGAGATAGCCAGGCTGAAGGAGAAGATGGCCGACACGACGATGATCTACGTCACCCATGACCAGGTGGAGGCGATGACGCTCGCCGATCGCATCGTCGTGCTTTCCGCCGGAAAGATCGAGCAGGTCGGCCCGCCGCTCGAACTCTACGAGCGTCCCGCCAATCTCTTTGTCGCCCGCTTTATCGGCTCGCCAGCGATGAACATCCTGCCCGCCACAATTTCCGAAGCGGGCCAGAACACCGTGGTCGCTCTTAAGGGCGGCCGGTCGGCTTCGGTGCCGATCCCGGTCCCGGCGGAAGCGAAAGGCAAGGCGGCCAGCCTCGGCATTCGCCCGGAAGACCTGATCATCTCGGTCACCGACGACTATCTTTTCGAAGGACGAGTTCTTCTGGTGGAAGCGCTCGGCGAAGTGACGCTGCTCTATCTCGAATCCGGTCCGGGGGAGGAGCCTGTCATCGCCAAAATGCCGGGCACGACGGACGTTGCCAAGGGCGATATCGTGCGCCTCAAGGCTCAGCCAGAAAAGCTCCATCTCTTCGATTCCGATGGCCGGACATATCGGCGCTGA
- a CDS encoding FAD-binding oxidoreductase, translating to MDNWQSPIAPGLSWYQASVDDRPTYPALDGSKSVDVAIIGGGYTGLQAAYNLAKAGVSVALIEAEHFGDGASGRNGGQLGTGQRWWPEEAEKELGYERSKLLFAMAENAKRHLLDFATVHGIDIDYMPGQLNVSHKPGYERDYRANADIAAERYDYPHMTFMDKAETEERVGTKDYYCGVRDTGTGHIHPLKLLVGLAKVARAAGAAIHENTRATAIRREGGKIKVETAKGTLTSDRLLIATNAYIGNLEPVTSAHVMPIGSFIAATEPLDAFPHVIPGMEAVCDSRFVVRYFRKSKDNRLLFGGREVYSSKDPKDTAEAIHQQIIATYPALKAARITHAWGGNVGITLPRRPFVRQVMPGVTAIGGYSGHGVMLSNYCGKLYAEMVAGRKSELDALADLNISAFPGGHAMRKPLLFLALTWFALRDRT from the coding sequence ATGGACAATTGGCAGAGCCCGATCGCGCCCGGTCTTTCCTGGTACCAGGCAAGCGTAGACGACCGCCCGACCTATCCGGCGCTCGACGGATCGAAATCAGTCGACGTGGCGATCATCGGCGGCGGTTATACCGGCCTGCAGGCAGCCTACAATCTGGCGAAGGCCGGCGTGTCGGTGGCGCTGATCGAAGCGGAGCATTTCGGCGACGGTGCCTCCGGGCGCAATGGCGGTCAGCTCGGCACCGGGCAGCGCTGGTGGCCGGAAGAGGCCGAAAAGGAACTCGGCTACGAACGCTCGAAACTGCTGTTTGCCATGGCAGAAAACGCCAAGCGGCATCTCCTCGATTTTGCGACAGTGCATGGCATCGATATCGACTACATGCCGGGCCAGCTCAACGTGTCGCACAAGCCGGGATATGAGCGCGATTACCGCGCCAATGCGGACATCGCCGCCGAACGCTACGACTATCCGCACATGACCTTCATGGACAAGGCGGAGACGGAGGAGCGTGTCGGCACCAAGGATTACTATTGCGGCGTGCGCGATACCGGCACCGGCCATATCCATCCGCTGAAACTGCTGGTCGGGCTGGCGAAGGTGGCCAGGGCTGCGGGTGCGGCAATCCACGAGAACACCAGGGCCACGGCAATCCGCCGCGAGGGCGGCAAGATCAAGGTCGAGACGGCGAAGGGCACGCTGACATCCGACCGGCTGCTGATCGCCACCAATGCCTATATCGGCAATCTCGAGCCGGTTACCTCGGCGCATGTCATGCCGATCGGCTCCTTCATTGCGGCAACCGAACCGCTCGATGCGTTCCCGCATGTCATTCCCGGCATGGAGGCTGTCTGCGACAGCCGTTTCGTGGTGCGCTATTTCCGCAAGTCGAAGGACAACCGGCTGCTGTTCGGCGGGCGCGAGGTCTATTCCTCGAAAGATCCCAAGGACACGGCGGAAGCGATTCACCAGCAGATCATCGCCACCTATCCGGCGCTGAAGGCTGCGCGAATCACCCATGCCTGGGGCGGCAATGTGGGGATAACCCTGCCGCGGCGTCCCTTCGTGCGGCAAGTCATGCCCGGCGTAACCGCAATCGGCGGTTATTCCGGCCATGGCGTCATGCTGTCAAATTACTGCGGCAAGCTTTATGCTGAAATGGTTGCCGGACGTAAGAGCGAACTCGATGCTCTTGCAGATCTCAATATTTCCGCCTTCCCAGGAGGACACGCCATGCGTAAACCCTTGCTTTTTCTCGCACTCACCTGGTTTGCGCTAAGAGACCGCACCTGA